A genomic window from Lycium barbarum isolate Lr01 chromosome 4, ASM1917538v2, whole genome shotgun sequence includes:
- the LOC132638102 gene encoding LOW QUALITY PROTEIN: protein P21-like (The sequence of the model RefSeq protein was modified relative to this genomic sequence to represent the inferred CDS: substituted 2 bases at 2 genomic stop codons) translates to MSIFKFTFIFPSLIFAQLLLFTHSEAAIFDIQNNCPYTVWAASVPVGGGXQLNAGXTWTIDDVPTGTSQAHIWAQRGCNFDGSGRGRCQTGDCNGLLQCQSYGQAPNSLAEYALNQYNNLVFLDIALVDGFNMPMEFSPTSNGCTRGIRCRTDINGQCPNELRTPGGCNNPCAVFKTDQYCCNSGSCSWTDFSRYFKTRCPDAYSYPKDDQTSTFTCPGGTNYRAVFCP, encoded by the exons ATGAGCATTTTCAAGTTCACATTCATTTTCCCTTCTCTTATCTTTGCTCAACTTCTCCTCTTCACCCACTCCGAGGCAGCAATTTTCGACATTCAAAACAATTGTCCTTACACTGTTTGGGCTGCGTCTGTGCCAGTGGGTGGTGGTTGACAGCTCAACGCTGGCTAAACTTGGACTATAGAC GATGTGCCTACTGGCACGTCACAAGCCCATATATGGGCCCAAAGAGGTTGCAATTTCGATGGATCGGGTCGGGGTAGGTGTCAAACTGGAGATTGTAACGGTCTCCTCCAGTGCCAATCTTATGGGCAAGCCCCAAACTCTTTGGCCGAGTATGCCCTAAACCAATACAATAATCTTGTTTTCTTAGACATAGCTCTAGTCGATGGATTTAACATGCCGATGGAATTTAGCCCTACCTCCAATGGGTGCACCCGTGGCATTAGGTGCAGGACCGATATTAATGGACAATGCCCAAACGAGCTAAGAACTCCTGGTGGATGTAACAATCCTTGTGCCGTTTTCAAGACGGATCAATATTGTTGTAATTCTGGAAGTTGTAGCTGGACAGATTTTTCGAGGTACTTTAAGACTAGGTGCCCTGATGCCTATAGTTACCCTAAAGATGATCAAACTAGCACTTTCACTTGTCCTGGAGGAACAAACTATAGAGCGGTTTTCTGCCCATAA